In one Umezawaea sp. Da 62-37 genomic region, the following are encoded:
- a CDS encoding MoxR family ATPase: MTPPKSTLVYQAIADNVQRVVRGKPEVVRLAVAALLAEGHLLLEDVPGLGKTTLARCLARSVGGTWKRIQFTPDLLPGDVTGVMVYHQNAERFEFHPGGIFANVVLADEINRGTPKTQSALLEVMSERRVTVDSVVHEVPRPFLVVATQNPIEMEGTYRLPEAQLDRFLMRLSVGYPDLSSEVLVVMSDCAQVSADDLTAVVGIPELEAAIAEVRAAHIDLAVCEYAVRIAAGTREHAAVRWGASPRGSIALVRAAQAVAATDGRLFVTPDDIKAVAEPVLAHRLVLTPDAELGQRQPASVVAEVLDAVAVPVTAG; this comes from the coding sequence TTGACCCCGCCCAAGTCGACCCTGGTGTACCAGGCGATCGCCGACAACGTGCAGCGCGTGGTGCGCGGCAAGCCCGAGGTGGTCCGCCTGGCGGTGGCCGCCCTGCTGGCCGAGGGGCACCTGCTGCTGGAGGACGTGCCGGGGCTGGGCAAGACCACCCTGGCGCGCTGCCTCGCCCGCAGCGTCGGCGGCACGTGGAAGCGGATCCAGTTCACCCCGGACCTGCTGCCCGGCGACGTCACCGGCGTGATGGTCTACCACCAGAACGCCGAGCGGTTCGAGTTCCACCCCGGCGGGATCTTCGCCAACGTGGTGCTGGCCGACGAGATCAACCGCGGCACGCCGAAGACGCAGTCGGCGCTGCTGGAGGTGATGTCCGAACGCCGGGTCACGGTCGACTCGGTGGTGCACGAGGTGCCGCGCCCGTTCCTGGTGGTGGCGACGCAGAACCCCATCGAGATGGAGGGCACCTACCGCCTCCCGGAGGCCCAGCTCGACCGGTTCCTCATGCGGCTGTCGGTCGGCTACCCCGACCTGTCGTCCGAGGTGCTCGTGGTCATGAGCGACTGCGCCCAGGTGAGCGCGGACGACCTCACCGCGGTCGTCGGCATCCCCGAACTGGAGGCGGCGATCGCCGAGGTGCGCGCGGCGCACATCGACCTGGCGGTCTGCGAGTACGCGGTCCGGATCGCGGCGGGCACCCGTGAGCACGCGGCCGTCCGGTGGGGCGCGAGCCCGCGGGGCAGCATCGCGCTGGTGCGCGCCGCGCAGGCCGTCGCGGCGACCGACGGCAGGCTGTTCGTGACACCGGACGACATCAAGGCCGTGGCCGAACCCGTTCTGGCGCACCGGCTCGTGCTCACCCCGGACGCCGAACTGGGCCAACGGCAGCCGGCCTCGGTGGTGGCCGAGGTGCTCGACGCGGTCGCCGTGCCCGTCACCGCCGGATGA
- a CDS encoding DUF58 domain-containing protein, whose product MRPIRLTPRGTAVLVAAVLCGGAGFRFGYPFFLAMAGLLVGAVVAALATAARRPDVDVHRAVHPDRVERGRPALARLDVRRAGGGFTACDRCGPHVRRIVVRADAVHRYELPTTERGRMTVGPLVIEKSDRLGLARCLVDTGGTATLWVHPRRHPARPFSVGHRRFHHEGATTDRSPRGSSELREVREYVPGDEVRLVHWKATARTGRMMVRDYADPDQPRFTLLLDTRHERGFEEAVEIAASLLHAGAVAGHDCGLLTPCGVDVSARGGESAAQRLLDELCVLGVRAGSLPPRPRGGLVVVTAGPLDAIGRLRPDVVFSLGSPGDVVGARVVRESLAVEAVRRWNVVAS is encoded by the coding sequence ATGAGGCCGATCCGCCTGACCCCGCGCGGCACGGCCGTGCTCGTCGCCGCGGTGCTGTGCGGCGGTGCCGGATTCCGGTTCGGCTACCCGTTCTTCCTCGCCATGGCCGGACTCCTGGTGGGCGCCGTGGTCGCCGCGCTCGCCACGGCCGCGAGGCGCCCCGACGTGGACGTCCACCGCGCGGTCCACCCGGACCGCGTCGAACGCGGCAGGCCCGCGCTCGCCCGGCTCGACGTCCGGCGCGCCGGAGGCGGGTTCACCGCGTGCGACCGCTGCGGTCCGCACGTGCGCCGGATCGTCGTGCGCGCCGACGCCGTCCACCGCTACGAACTGCCGACCACCGAACGAGGCCGGATGACCGTGGGACCGCTGGTCATCGAGAAGTCCGACCGGCTGGGGCTGGCGCGCTGCCTGGTCGACACCGGCGGCACGGCAACGCTGTGGGTACATCCTCGGCGGCACCCGGCGCGGCCCTTCTCCGTGGGCCACCGGCGTTTCCACCACGAGGGCGCGACCACCGACCGGTCGCCGCGCGGGTCGTCGGAGCTGCGCGAGGTGCGGGAGTACGTGCCCGGCGACGAGGTCCGGCTCGTGCACTGGAAGGCGACCGCCCGCACCGGCCGGATGATGGTGCGCGACTACGCGGACCCCGACCAGCCGCGGTTCACCCTGCTGCTGGACACCCGGCACGAGCGCGGGTTCGAGGAGGCCGTCGAGATCGCCGCGTCCCTGCTGCACGCGGGCGCCGTCGCCGGGCACGACTGCGGGCTGCTGACCCCGTGCGGGGTGGACGTGAGCGCGCGCGGCGGCGAGTCCGCGGCGCAGCGGCTGCTGGACGAGCTGTGCGTGCTCGGTGTGCGCGCGGGTTCGCTGCCGCCCCGGCCGCGGGGTGGGCTGGTCGTCGTGACGGCGGGTCCGCTCGACGCGATCGGTCGGCTGCGACCGGATGTGGTGTTCTCCCTGGGCTCACCCGGTGACGTCGTCGGCGCGCGAGTGGTTCGGGAGTCGCTGGCCGTGGAAGCCGTGCGGCGGTGGAACGTGGTGGCGTCGTGA
- a CDS encoding transglutaminaseTgpA domain-containing protein, translated as MTRVVAVFLAASVAGLLFVPVFGVWPLALVLVACAVPAFAVAVWCPWASWRAVLAVVAGLVGLLAAVRPADPVGALVVGATEAWRDVLRSTWPVRPDPEAVVFVPLLVLAASVFGVELLHRVRAPLVALLPALAVAGLSQTYAAAGGAPAVVAAVAFAACGAAIVAQGIPWAAVALGVVGAVLLGLVPAGPAFSLRDNESAPLASARVASPLSEVAVRLGAPDTPLFEYTSATPVDRWPIAVLDEFDGVEWTPGGNLRRMGAGLPPGDGVTVPTSTRSASVRMRGLGLPWLPSQAWPATVTGTDPLVAPDRGTLLAEEPVTSYDLTWWEPGVDGATLSEAGVDANAVGGLGGVGEVPAGVAELAEQAVGGMRSSFRAALVLERFLRDDFRLVDSGTLPVGHGWPQLERFLLRDKQGTSEQFAAAYVVLARLRGIPARLVVGFSGRNSLVRNGDVLAWPEVAVAGAGWVALDPTGSARTSAMGGLPGATGQAREELPPAEGLAEPLLPAEPPATAPGAGVPWRIVVWAVVAALLGWLIAVPSWVALRTWRRRRSGTVADAVAEVRDRLRANGVPVTSAMTVRDMAAAVPDPEALVRLATAVDTTLWSGAGVDARQEAWEAVRALRSEFARRPVPVRARAALRYGYRAQVAPRMPVGALT; from the coding sequence GTGACGCGGGTCGTCGCCGTCTTCCTGGCGGCTTCGGTGGCAGGGCTGCTGTTCGTGCCGGTGTTCGGGGTGTGGCCGTTGGCGCTGGTGCTCGTCGCTTGCGCGGTGCCCGCCTTCGCGGTGGCGGTGTGGTGCCCGTGGGCGTCGTGGCGCGCGGTGCTGGCGGTGGTCGCCGGGCTGGTGGGACTGCTCGCCGCGGTGCGCCCGGCCGACCCGGTCGGGGCGCTCGTCGTGGGCGCGACCGAGGCGTGGCGGGACGTGCTGCGGTCGACCTGGCCGGTGCGGCCGGATCCCGAGGCCGTGGTGTTCGTCCCGCTGCTGGTGCTGGCCGCGTCGGTGTTCGGGGTCGAGCTGCTGCACCGGGTGCGCGCTCCGCTCGTCGCACTGCTGCCCGCGCTGGCGGTGGCGGGGCTGAGCCAGACCTACGCCGCGGCGGGCGGTGCGCCCGCGGTCGTGGCCGCCGTGGCGTTCGCGGCGTGCGGTGCGGCGATCGTCGCCCAGGGGATCCCCTGGGCCGCGGTGGCGCTGGGCGTGGTCGGCGCCGTGCTGCTGGGCCTCGTCCCGGCTGGACCGGCGTTCTCCTTGCGCGACAACGAGTCCGCGCCGCTGGCGTCCGCCAGGGTGGCCAGTCCGCTCAGCGAGGTGGCCGTGCGGCTGGGCGCGCCGGACACCCCGCTGTTCGAGTACACCTCGGCGACGCCGGTCGACCGGTGGCCCATCGCGGTGCTCGACGAGTTCGACGGCGTCGAGTGGACGCCCGGCGGGAACCTGCGGCGGATGGGGGCCGGACTGCCGCCCGGTGACGGGGTGACGGTGCCGACCAGCACCCGGTCGGCCTCCGTGCGGATGCGGGGACTGGGCTTGCCGTGGCTGCCGAGCCAGGCCTGGCCCGCCACGGTGACCGGCACCGACCCGCTGGTCGCGCCGGACCGCGGCACGCTGCTGGCCGAGGAACCCGTGACGTCCTACGACCTGACCTGGTGGGAACCCGGTGTCGACGGCGCGACCCTGTCCGAAGCGGGGGTCGACGCGAACGCGGTGGGCGGTCTCGGCGGGGTGGGCGAGGTGCCCGCGGGGGTGGCCGAACTGGCCGAGCAGGCGGTCGGCGGGATGCGGTCGTCGTTCCGCGCGGCGCTCGTGCTGGAGCGGTTCCTGCGCGACGACTTCCGGCTCGTCGACTCCGGGACGCTGCCGGTCGGACACGGCTGGCCGCAGCTGGAGAGGTTCCTGTTGCGGGACAAGCAGGGGACCAGCGAGCAGTTCGCCGCCGCGTACGTGGTGCTGGCCCGCCTCCGCGGCATCCCGGCCCGGCTCGTGGTGGGGTTCTCCGGGCGGAACTCCCTGGTGCGCAACGGAGACGTGCTCGCGTGGCCGGAGGTGGCCGTGGCGGGCGCGGGCTGGGTGGCCCTGGATCCCACCGGTTCCGCGCGGACCTCCGCCATGGGCGGGCTTCCCGGCGCCACCGGCCAGGCCCGCGAGGAGCTACCGCCCGCGGAGGGCCTGGCCGAGCCGCTGCTGCCGGCCGAGCCGCCCGCCACCGCACCGGGTGCGGGCGTGCCGTGGCGGATCGTGGTGTGGGCGGTCGTCGCGGCGCTGCTCGGTTGGCTGATCGCGGTGCCGTCGTGGGTGGCGCTGCGGACGTGGCGGCGTCGGCGTTCCGGCACGGTGGCGGACGCCGTGGCCGAGGTGCGGGATCGCCTGCGCGCCAACGGTGTGCCGGTGACGTCCGCGATGACCGTGCGGGACATGGCCGCCGCTGTCCCGGACCCGGAGGCGTTGGTGCGCTTGGCGACGGCCGTGGACACCACCCTGTGGTCGGGTGCCGGGGTCGACGCGCGCCAGGAGGCGTGGGAGGCGGTGCGGGCACTGCGGTCCGAGTTCGCCCGGCGGCCGGTGCCCGTCCGGGCGCGCGCCGCGCTCCGGTACGGCTACCGCGCGCAGGTCGCGCCGCGGATGCCCGTCGGCGCGCTCACGTAG
- a CDS encoding protein kinase domain-containing protein, whose protein sequence is MVTPDEDPLPLATGPVAVVYAAGQDALKVFPGPLDRRTRTALDHEIGAWQRIPATVEVRGVEEMRDGRVVVRVELCPDSLVDRVRREGVLAADVVVDVAGRLGRALETAHAAGLVHGGVAPGNVLFRVSGEPVLADGGLVLRGAFPVEASVEFAAPETVRDAVRDARTDLYGLGAVLFFACTGRAPHPARLGERPDEHVLRVLAAPVPEVDRPDLPEDVRELVRTLLAKDPGQRRLADHHRARVPVAEAKPEPKAEHGRLGLVAGVVTALGLFAAAPFLLLRDDPPPPSPAAPTMDSPAGIELVEVTDGTDHVRLTWRSPRAGLVYLVITAPEGKPRGKSAELDETTLDVPVEPGLRYCFEIQGSDGKQVYVSAPTGIRGATCAR, encoded by the coding sequence ATGGTGACTCCCGACGAAGACCCCCTCCCGCTCGCCACCGGTCCCGTGGCGGTGGTGTACGCGGCTGGACAGGACGCGCTCAAGGTGTTCCCCGGTCCGCTCGACCGCCGCACCCGAACAGCCCTGGACCACGAGATCGGCGCGTGGCAACGGATTCCGGCCACGGTCGAGGTGCGTGGTGTGGAGGAGATGCGGGACGGGCGGGTCGTGGTCCGGGTGGAGTTGTGCCCGGACTCGTTGGTCGACCGGGTACGGCGGGAGGGGGTGTTGGCGGCGGACGTCGTGGTCGACGTCGCCGGGCGGTTGGGCAGGGCTTTGGAGACGGCGCACGCGGCCGGGTTGGTGCACGGGGGTGTGGCGCCGGGGAACGTGTTGTTCCGGGTGAGCGGGGAGCCGGTGCTGGCCGATGGCGGGCTGGTGCTGCGCGGGGCTTTTCCGGTCGAGGCGTCGGTGGAGTTCGCGGCACCGGAGACGGTGCGCGACGCGGTCCGCGACGCCCGGACCGACCTCTACGGGCTCGGCGCGGTGCTGTTCTTCGCCTGCACCGGTCGGGCGCCCCATCCCGCGCGGCTCGGTGAGCGGCCGGACGAGCACGTGCTGCGGGTGCTGGCCGCGCCGGTGCCGGAGGTGGACCGGCCGGATTTGCCGGAGGACGTCCGGGAGCTGGTGCGCACGCTGTTGGCGAAGGACCCGGGACAGCGGCGGCTCGCGGACCACCACCGGGCGCGGGTGCCGGTCGCGGAGGCGAAGCCGGAACCCAAGGCGGAGCACGGCAGGCTGGGGCTGGTGGCCGGGGTCGTGACGGCGTTGGGCCTGTTCGCGGCGGCGCCGTTCCTGCTGCTGCGCGACGACCCGCCGCCGCCCTCCCCCGCGGCGCCGACGATGGACTCGCCTGCCGGGATCGAGCTGGTGGAGGTCACCGACGGCACCGACCACGTCCGGCTGACCTGGCGGAGCCCCCGAGCCGGTCTCGTCTACCTGGTGATCACCGCGCCGGAGGGCAAGCCCCGCGGCAAATCCGCGGAACTGGACGAAACCACCCTCGACGTCCCCGTCGAACCCGGCCTGCGCTACTGCTTCGAGATTCAGGGCAGCGACGGCAAGCAGGTCTACGTGAGCGCGCCGACGGGCATCCGCGGCGCGACCTGCGCGCGGTAG
- a CDS encoding bacterial transcriptional activator domain-containing protein, whose amino-acid sequence MLFRVLGPLEVTHVDGRAAEVPAGVPRRVLSALLVRPNTWVGVDSLAEAVWPDRDVASPADALWECVHRLRRLTPLYDGTSARIDSMRGKHRLNVGEGELDSIVFGQLVDDGRAVLRTDPDVAARCFRAAAGLWRGTPFTQLNTYQSRFEAARLARLRWEALDELVDALEALGDVADAVMLLQSLLVEEPARERSWLRLVEVLTRADRPVEAEAAFRKAVRAAGTAMSPA is encoded by the coding sequence ATGCTGTTCCGCGTGCTCGGTCCGCTCGAGGTCACCCACGTGGACGGCCGTGCGGCCGAGGTCCCCGCGGGCGTCCCGCGGCGGGTGCTGTCCGCGCTCCTGGTGCGCCCCAACACGTGGGTGGGCGTCGACAGCCTGGCCGAGGCGGTCTGGCCGGACCGGGACGTGGCGTCCCCGGCGGACGCGCTGTGGGAGTGCGTGCACCGCCTGCGCAGGCTCACGCCCCTTTACGACGGCACGTCGGCGCGCATCGACAGCATGCGGGGCAAGCACCGGCTCAACGTGGGGGAGGGCGAGCTGGACAGCATCGTCTTCGGGCAGCTGGTCGACGACGGCCGGGCGGTCCTGCGCACCGATCCGGACGTGGCCGCGCGCTGCTTCCGCGCCGCGGCGGGGTTGTGGCGCGGCACGCCGTTCACGCAGCTGAACACGTACCAGAGCAGGTTCGAGGCGGCACGGCTCGCGCGGTTGCGCTGGGAGGCGCTGGACGAGCTGGTGGACGCGCTGGAAGCGCTGGGGGACGTGGCCGACGCGGTGATGCTCCTCCAGTCGCTGCTGGTGGAGGAGCCCGCGCGGGAACGCAGCTGGCTCCGGCTGGTCGAGGTGCTGACGCGGGCGGACCGGCCGGTCGAGGCCGAGGCGGCGTTCCGCAAGGCCGTGCGCGCGGCCGGTACGGCGATGAGCCCGGCATGA
- a CDS encoding protein kinase domain-containing protein, with protein sequence MTGEDFEPIGTGPVATVYGGLYLALKVYPEAAGREVLDAVEQERSALEAVGEGFPILPVDEVLELPDGRTALQMELCSLSLAELVASSGELLLADAVSVGHAVATAVAAAHRAGVVHGGLSPYNVLFHPSGAPMVADFGVALRRAFPADHPSGYTAPETARDGTMDERSDLYGLGGVLHLALTGRPPSEGGDMPPELAKLVTRLLSADPADRPSTSDVVVRRLAALREPAPAEQTTAVPDPVTPEPVARPRSRIGSGVVAGLVLGGAVLVALPFLVRTTLPTPSSASPAPTGTTSARPVPLTLDEPADHGTYVDLSWQAVDGLTFAVVVSTDDRKPEVRVAQRNRTMRVEVEENRRYCFLVQATDGALVVESPPKAVRGAVCKS encoded by the coding sequence ATGACCGGCGAGGACTTCGAACCGATCGGCACCGGACCGGTGGCGACGGTCTACGGCGGCCTGTACCTGGCGCTGAAGGTGTACCCCGAGGCGGCGGGGCGGGAGGTGCTCGACGCGGTGGAGCAGGAGCGTTCGGCACTGGAGGCCGTCGGCGAGGGGTTCCCGATCCTGCCGGTGGACGAGGTGCTGGAGCTGCCGGACGGCCGGACCGCGTTGCAGATGGAGCTGTGCTCGCTGTCGCTGGCGGAGCTGGTGGCGAGCAGCGGCGAACTGCTGCTCGCCGACGCCGTCTCCGTGGGGCACGCGGTGGCCACGGCGGTGGCGGCGGCGCACCGGGCGGGGGTCGTGCACGGCGGCCTGTCCCCGTACAACGTGCTGTTCCACCCCTCGGGCGCGCCGATGGTGGCGGACTTCGGCGTGGCGCTGCGCCGCGCGTTCCCGGCCGATCACCCGTCCGGGTACACGGCGCCGGAGACCGCGCGGGACGGCACGATGGACGAGCGCTCCGACCTGTACGGCCTCGGCGGCGTGCTGCACCTCGCCCTGACCGGGCGCCCGCCGTCCGAGGGCGGTGACATGCCCCCCGAGCTGGCGAAGCTCGTGACCCGCCTGCTGTCGGCGGATCCGGCCGACCGACCTTCCACTTCGGACGTCGTGGTACGGCGGCTGGCCGCGCTCCGCGAACCGGCTCCGGCCGAGCAGACCACCGCCGTCCCCGACCCCGTCACGCCGGAACCCGTTGCCCGGCCGCGGTCCCGAATCGGCTCCGGAGTGGTCGCGGGGCTCGTGCTCGGGGGCGCGGTGCTGGTCGCCCTGCCGTTCCTCGTGCGCACCACGCTCCCCACCCCGTCCTCCGCCTCGCCCGCCCCGACCGGCACCACCTCCGCCCGGCCGGTCCCCTTGACCCTGGACGAGCCCGCCGACCACGGCACGTACGTCGACCTCTCCTGGCAGGCGGTGGACGGGCTCACGTTCGCCGTCGTCGTGTCGACCGACGACCGGAAGCCGGAGGTGCGCGTGGCGCAGCGCAACCGCACGATGCGCGTCGAGGTCGAGGAGAACCGCAGGTACTGCTTCCTGGTGCAGGCCACGGACGGCGCGCTGGTGGTCGAGAGCCCGCCGAAGGCCGTTCGCGGCGCGGTGTGCAAGTCCTGA
- a CDS encoding BTAD domain-containing putative transcriptional regulator gives MQTTSTDTGGGEVLFRVLGPLETGAAPRRWGARKPAALLAALLLDAGEWVSCDRLVDAVWSDQEPPASAVSNVKTYVWQIRKSLCDGATRVEGRPGAYRVRVRAGELDVDRFREHVRHARRAMSDGDPAGAVDHLTAALALWRGRPFAELPGAMAAPVVAELDELRWDAREALADALTALGRLREAVALLRELTAADPLREGLWARLVRVLLHEGRRGEALAVYEQARTVIAEELGVDPGRDLVEAHRQALGERAPGRAARCDLPRAVPDFTGRAGEVARVAHLSLTSPTCVPVVVVDGAAGIGKTALAVHVAHRIADRFPDGQLHVDLRREPPGSADLLARLLHRLGVQDVPAGPEDRAAAWRAELAGRRVLLVLDSATSAEQVIPLLPGSPGCMVLVTAESRLRLDAVETIGLEPLSTAESATLFRMGAPEASADVVREATRFARGVPAAIRKALALFRGSPQWTARRFADGLADGREAPDEPRRTPLAAVQVPRTA, from the coding sequence GTGCAGACGACGTCCACGGACACCGGAGGTGGGGAAGTGCTGTTCCGCGTGCTCGGCCCGCTCGAGACGGGAGCCGCCCCCCGGCGGTGGGGCGCCCGCAAGCCCGCCGCGCTGCTGGCCGCCCTGCTGCTGGACGCGGGCGAGTGGGTGAGCTGCGACCGGCTGGTCGACGCGGTCTGGTCGGACCAGGAGCCGCCCGCGTCCGCGGTGTCGAACGTCAAGACCTACGTCTGGCAGATCCGGAAGTCCCTGTGCGACGGGGCTACCCGCGTCGAGGGCAGGCCGGGGGCCTACCGGGTCCGGGTCCGCGCGGGGGAGCTGGACGTCGACCGCTTCAGGGAGCACGTGCGGCACGCGCGTCGGGCCATGTCGGACGGCGACCCGGCGGGCGCGGTGGACCACCTGACCGCGGCGCTGGCCCTGTGGCGCGGCAGGCCCTTCGCGGAATTGCCCGGCGCGATGGCGGCACCCGTGGTGGCCGAGCTGGACGAGCTGCGGTGGGACGCGCGCGAGGCGCTCGCGGACGCGTTGACGGCGCTGGGCCGCCTCCGCGAGGCCGTCGCGCTGCTCCGGGAGCTGACCGCGGCCGACCCGTTGCGCGAAGGGCTGTGGGCGCGCCTGGTCCGGGTGCTGCTCCACGAGGGGCGGCGGGGCGAGGCGCTGGCCGTCTACGAGCAGGCGCGGACGGTGATCGCGGAGGAGCTGGGCGTCGATCCCGGCCGCGACCTCGTCGAGGCGCACCGGCAGGCGCTGGGGGAGCGCGCGCCGGGCCGGGCCGCGCGCTGCGACCTGCCGCGTGCCGTGCCGGACTTCACCGGGCGTGCCGGGGAGGTCGCCAGGGTGGCGCACCTGAGCCTGACCAGCCCGACGTGCGTGCCGGTGGTGGTGGTCGACGGCGCGGCCGGTATCGGCAAGACGGCGCTGGCGGTGCACGTCGCGCACCGGATCGCCGACCGGTTCCCCGACGGGCAGCTCCACGTCGACCTCCGCCGCGAACCGCCCGGCAGTGCCGACCTGCTGGCGCGCCTGCTCCACCGGCTCGGTGTCCAGGACGTCCCGGCCGGGCCGGAGGACCGCGCGGCGGCGTGGCGCGCCGAACTGGCCGGTCGCCGCGTGCTGCTGGTGCTGGACTCCGCGACGAGCGCCGAGCAGGTCATCCCGCTGCTGCCGGGGAGCCCCGGCTGCATGGTGCTGGTCACCGCGGAGTCCCGGCTCCGCCTCGACGCCGTCGAGACCATCGGCCTGGAGCCGTTGTCCACGGCGGAATCCGCCACCCTGTTCCGGATGGGCGCCCCCGAGGCGTCGGCCGACGTCGTCCGCGAGGCGACCCGGTTCGCGCGCGGCGTCCCCGCGGCCATCCGGAAAGCCCTTGCCCTGTTCCGCGGCAGTCCACAGTGGACCGCACGCCGATTCGCGGACGGGTTGGCGGACGGGCGGGAGGCGCCCGACGAGCCGAGGCGAACCCCGTTGGCCGCCGTCCAGGTCCCCAGGACGGCGTGA
- a CDS encoding FAD-dependent oxidoreductase, with product MAYAITQTCCGDASCVAVCPVNCIHPTPDEPDFGTTDVLHVDPRACIDCGACAEACPVDAIFPVDALSGPLKPYAGINADYYAAADPAGGPGDPAPNFHDWGPPVFARTTPGGGEPLDIAVVGTGPAGMYTVQDLLLRTNARVTLLDRLPVAGGLIRYGVAPDHPSTKRIGEAFARFHAHPRLRLRLGVEVGEHVTAQELADRHDAVVYAVGAASAKPIGVPGEDLAGSVAATTVVAWYNGSPDVVDDAVDLSSERVVVVGSGNVALDVARILTADPSGLEGTSIAPRALTRLKAGKVREVVVLARRGPDTAACSRTELLALVGQDTVDVVVDGADPRTARTIDSAAPPGKAAVLRGIAREVVDWSAPPPSGRRRIVFRFHSAPVALVGDTGVRGLRVTGPGDDVEITAGLVVRAVGYRGTPVPGLPFDEGTGTVPHVGGRVADRPGTYVVGWIKRGSTGGIGANKACARETVDALLDDAARGRLPARDRRTGLASRFRGRS from the coding sequence ATGGCCTACGCGATCACCCAGACCTGCTGCGGCGACGCCTCCTGCGTCGCGGTCTGCCCGGTCAACTGCATCCACCCGACGCCGGACGAGCCGGATTTCGGCACCACCGACGTGCTCCACGTCGACCCGCGCGCCTGCATCGACTGCGGTGCCTGCGCGGAGGCCTGCCCGGTCGACGCGATCTTCCCCGTGGACGCCCTGTCCGGGCCGCTCAAGCCCTACGCGGGGATCAACGCCGACTACTACGCGGCCGCGGACCCCGCGGGCGGGCCGGGTGATCCCGCGCCGAACTTCCACGACTGGGGCCCGCCGGTGTTCGCCCGCACCACCCCCGGTGGCGGTGAGCCGCTCGACATCGCCGTGGTGGGCACCGGTCCGGCGGGCATGTACACCGTCCAGGACCTCCTGCTGCGCACCAACGCCCGCGTCACCCTGCTCGACCGGCTCCCGGTCGCGGGCGGCCTCATCCGGTACGGCGTCGCGCCCGACCACCCGTCCACGAAGCGGATCGGCGAGGCCTTCGCGCGCTTCCACGCGCACCCCAGACTGCGGCTGCGGCTGGGTGTCGAGGTCGGGGAGCACGTCACCGCGCAGGAGTTGGCGGACCGGCACGACGCGGTGGTCTACGCCGTCGGCGCCGCGTCCGCCAAGCCCATCGGCGTGCCCGGTGAGGACCTGGCGGGCAGCGTGGCCGCCACCACCGTGGTGGCCTGGTACAACGGCAGTCCCGACGTGGTGGACGACGCGGTCGACCTGTCGTCGGAGCGCGTCGTCGTGGTGGGCAGCGGCAACGTGGCGCTGGACGTGGCGCGCATCCTGACCGCCGACCCGAGCGGCCTGGAGGGCACGTCGATCGCGCCGCGAGCCTTGACGAGGTTGAAGGCCGGCAAGGTCCGCGAGGTGGTCGTGCTCGCGCGGCGCGGCCCGGACACCGCCGCGTGCAGCAGGACGGAACTGCTCGCGCTCGTCGGACAGGACACCGTGGACGTCGTGGTCGACGGGGCCGATCCCCGCACGGCGCGGACCATCGACTCCGCTGCCCCGCCCGGCAAAGCCGCTGTGCTCCGGGGGATCGCGCGGGAGGTCGTCGACTGGTCGGCCCCTCCCCCGTCCGGCAGGCGGCGCATCGTGTTCCGCTTCCACTCCGCGCCGGTCGCCCTCGTCGGCGACACCGGGGTGCGCGGCCTGCGCGTCACCGGACCGGGCGACGACGTGGAGATCACCGCGGGACTGGTCGTCCGGGCGGTCGGCTACCGCGGAACCCCGGTGCCCGGCCTGCCCTTCGACGAGGGCACCGGCACCGTCCCGCACGTCGGGGGGCGGGTGGCGGACCGGCCGGGGACCTACGTCGTCGGCTGGATCAAACGCGGGTCGACCGGCGGCATCGGGGCCAACAAGGCGTGCGCGCGGGAGACCGTGGACGCGCTCCTCGACGACGCCGCCCGCGGCAGGCTGCCCGCGCGGGACCGGCGCACCGGGCTCGCGTCCCGCTTCCGCGGGCGGTCCTGA